In Candidatus Sodalis pierantonius str. SOPE, one DNA window encodes the following:
- the istB gene encoding IS21-like element ISSoEn3 family helper ATPase IstB, giving the protein MDILLMALRELKLSAMVQALETQRELPGSYGELGFEERLSLMVEAENLHRKNNQICRLRRQSQMRLQAKPEDIRYIPSRGVTPEQMRDLLGGQYLKYQKSILITGPTGTGKTWLSCALGEQACRQQYSVRYWRVGRLLVHFHQCQVDGTYLKQLKQLEKIELLILDDVGLESISPMQATMLLEVMEDRYDKSSSILISQLPVKKWYGLIENPTTANALLDRLVHPSYRLELKGESLRKEQGVASTGKID; this is encoded by the coding sequence ATGGATATACTGTTAATGGCTCTGCGAGAGCTGAAGTTGTCGGCAATGGTCCAGGCGTTGGAGACGCAACGCGAACTCCCGGGGAGTTATGGGGAGCTGGGGTTCGAGGAGCGGTTGTCGCTGATGGTAGAAGCGGAAAATTTGCATAGAAAAAACAACCAAATATGCCGTCTGCGACGGCAATCGCAAATGCGCTTGCAGGCAAAACCGGAAGATATCCGCTATATCCCTAGCCGAGGAGTGACACCGGAACAGATGCGAGATCTGCTAGGGGGACAATATCTGAAATATCAGAAAAGCATACTCATCACGGGGCCAACAGGTACGGGCAAAACCTGGCTCAGTTGTGCGCTTGGTGAGCAGGCATGCCGGCAGCAATATAGCGTGCGTTACTGGCGAGTGGGTCGGTTGCTGGTCCATTTTCACCAGTGTCAGGTAGACGGAACCTATCTAAAACAGCTTAAGCAGTTAGAAAAAATAGAGTTACTGATCTTGGACGACGTGGGCCTAGAATCAATAAGTCCGATGCAGGCAACGATGCTGTTGGAGGTGATGGAAGATCGCTACGACAAAAGCAGCAGCATCCTGATCAGTCAACTGCCGGTGAAAAAATGGTATGGACTGATAGAAAACCCCACGACAGCTAACGCGTTACTCGATCGGTTAGTACACC